Below is a genomic region from Triticum dicoccoides isolate Atlit2015 ecotype Zavitan chromosome 5A, WEW_v2.0, whole genome shotgun sequence.
CTGTCAAATCCCGTAgcaatcgcgcgcgcgatacgtggcgaaaaaggtggcgcggggatcgaggcggctccgctctatcccatccgattactgcggcctccctcgtcccgcgcgcttcccaaaattcggatcccacgaaatctgcgggcagtggaacaacttgtcagaccaaagatctcctccgcaccgtcactcggagcctttcaagtaaagaaactcactcgacaaaaacctaagaatggatcaaggcgactggaaaggAAGTCGCTGCCATCGCTCGGGTTCATTAATCCGAAACAAGAaatgctcacggcatgaaaaatgagtcggagaagtgcTCAATCCctttcccactcaaacctcgatccattcgggggctaatgatgaagctatgtacctagggtaggggcatggacctgtccaaactgacctacacaaggacatctccagaagaaatcatctttcaatcgacttggaggtgttccactcgacagactcgaagatactcgaccaagaagcaaccactcgaccaagaccaagccactcgacAGTCAGGAGACCTAAAGACACTcagcatgctaacggtcggttattaagtagcttttatggtcatcatagcactttattactagcgttaccagtaatgccctgccttaatgtacattgaaccctttgtaacgtgggctggctggggtcctggcgcactctatataagccacccccctccttcgagacaagggttcacacccctgtaattcatacacgcataatccagtcgaccgccttcggactccgagacgtagggctattacttcctccgagaagggcctgaactcgtaaaccttgcgtgcttacaacttctccatagctaagatcttgcctctccatacttacccccctacactactgtcagacttaaaaCCACGAcacgcgccgcgcgcaaaaaactgCTTTGCCGCGCGCCCATtgcctggtttggcgcggcgcacagcgctggctccagcagccgcgctaaaaagCAGCGCGCGCACCactccagcagcgcgcaaaaatgcagcgcgcgactctcgcacaaacaacatatgcattctataaaagatcaaacacaaacaaaaaaaatcaaaataaatagttcaatttcattattacaactcaaacaaacagtttatggttcaatacaacaaatagtgcaataaacacaacaaatagttcaacaatacaatatcaaacgcacaaatcatgatgctctttgtcgtccattccatgcccaccactcctcaatgagatccttctgaagatcattaTGCGCTGCGGGACGtcaaatggcatgataggaggcaacaaaacgtgCCACTctttcagccctccgtcgcactcgcacgggatgtcccaaaaACTCATACTGAGAGTAGTCTATATCTTgaccacgctcattctcgatgatcatgttatgcatgatcacacaagcgtgcatgatgtaccaaagcattttcTGATCctaaaatctagccggtcctctcacaatagcaaattgggcttacaaaatcccaaaagctctctccacatcttttctagccgtcgcctgagcattgtggaaatcaagatttttcttaccttctggCTTTTTCAACGGCTCGAcaaaggtttgccactttggatagatgccatccgctagataatagccatagttgtatgtacgaccatttgctacaaactgcaccggtgacaactcaccatttgcaatcttattcattagtgttgaccggttgacaacattgatgtcattcaaagatccaagcattccaaagaatgcatgccaaatccaagtctcttgatcggccaccgcttcaaggattatagtgaaaCCCTTTTTTTGACcatggaattgcccatgccatgcctttggacaattcttccaactccaatgcatgcaatctattgagccaagcatgccaggaaagccgcgagctttgttcatcgccaatacccttgcgacgtcttcagcattgggagatctcaaatactcctcgccaaacacttgcacaattccgactgcgaagcgcttgacacacatgatggcttggctctcacccatagccaagtgatcatcaacaagATCAGCCGGCATACCGTATGCCAGCATACGCAAAGCAGCTGTCACCTTCTGAAAGATGCTATGCCCTAGCTCTCCGACgacattcctcctttgctgaaaaaagcGGTCATGCCTCGCTAGTTTCTCtccaatgcgcctgaacaacttggtgctcatcctaaaccggcgacgaaaatacgactcggggtatgtgggattctccgcaaaataatgcctgattaatctgttgtgggcattgatcctatccctccaaattttccgccgacccataaccgaaccaccgtgcttcggttttttattgatatgcatagctatgatcattgcaagatcctcctcctcttccatatcaaattcttcttcggaagaatcatacgacgaactcatctacaatgttcaatactatgatataaaaactacaatcaacatgcacggaattcatggcttttgagcaatacataccttctaggcgttttgtcgaacaccttgcgggcgccgagCACCAGCGAGCGCGCGGGCGCTGTTCGTCGGAGGAAGGACGCGCGCGAGGGGCGGCGGGACTAGAGGGGGGCCGGAGAAGCCGCCGCGGGGCGGGGATAAGCCGGGGAAGCGCCGAAACGGTCGCCGGGtggcgcggtcggcggcggcggcgcggttggaTGGGGGGTGGGAGTTGCGAGCGAGCGCACGAGAGTCCAGCGCGCGGGAGCGGACGCAGCAAATAAGCGACGCGCGATTGAGTTTCGGGCCGCGCGCTAAACCGCATATGCTGCGCGCGCTGTTTTTACGCGCCCGCTGGAGCAACTATACCAGTTGCGCGCGTGCTAAAACGAGCAATTTTGCGGTGCGGCACTAGtttggcgcggctgttggagatactCTAAGGGTCAGCTTTGAAGTTGGCCCGGACAGCACACGGAGCAACTGTGGGGGTGGATATAGCAGGTCACCCGATTGACGGAAGGCCAGCATGTGACGTCCGCAccaccatgcccgtgctgccgccgctcgcCGCGCCGCTGCTCCGGCCACATCCGCGTCTTCCTCGGCCACCGCCCACCGCCTTCCCTTCCTGGAACTGCCAAACGAAGAGTAGGCTCTTGCAACCGGGGCTCTTCGCCACCGGCGCCGACGTCCCCGGCCGCGGAGGCCCGCTCCCGGAACCAGAGCAGCGCGCCCCGCTCCTCCTCGCCGCTCTCCGCGCCACTCGCCTCAGGGACGAAGAATCACGCCGCCCAGGTTAGCCATATGCATCGGATGTTCCGGCTTGTCTGGGTCAACGATTGTGCTGATGTTGGCACTACTGCGTTGCGCACAACGTGTTGGACGAATTGAGTGGATGCGTTTTGCTCCTATGATCTGATTGGATTTGCTTAGAATTGCAACTTGTTGTCCTTTTAGGCAAGTCAAGGACTAAGTCAGGTTCTCCAAACCGCAGTCCTAATTTTTCCATTTTCCTTTTTGGCATGTACTCCAAATTTCTACTTTGGTTTGGCAAAGATTTTTAACAAAACTTTGGCCAGATCAGCATCAAAAAATTAAACAACATTGCAAACTAGTTAAGTTCATATGTATCATGTATGGGGGAAATTTTTGTCGAAGCATGCTTGCTCGTCAAAGACTAGGGTGGGGCAAGCGGCACAGTCGAGGTGGCGGgcggcccaggcttccctagccaTGAGGCTGCGGCGCTGAAAAGCCGAGGTCGGAGCTGATGGGGGGAGGGGAGGGCTGGCTGTAGAGGCCTCGGCAGCAGGTGTTTTATTGCTGCTGGAGGCGCGATGCAGGAAATTGGTGTGGGCGGCGGGAAAAATAGGCGGCAACGGCTGCGGGCGGGCTGGACACGCGGTGGTGGCTATTGCTGGGCGTGTTTCCCGGTGCTACGGGCGGCAGCGTGATTGGCAGGCAGAGGAAGAATTTACCTGAAAGTTCACTCCCGCCGTGTCGGTTCTAAAACAGCACCCCCAACCTCCAAATATGGAGGCTGCAACCCAGTTCTTGGAGTGCACTCCTTAATTTTTGAAGATTCAGGCGGGTATAGAGATTTACCACAGTAATTTGCTATAGAGAATTTCTAATTTCTATTAAATAAAAATAAGATATTATTGCTGGAATAAATCGTTATCTGATTTGATACATTGATACTTAATGTTGATGAATTAAGAAAAACGGAAAGAGAGGAATTGAAACCCTCGGTAAACAAAAGGCTACATAGCAGTTCCAGTGCTACTCCTTGAACCGCTCGGCCATCTCTCCTAGATTACTTTATTATGGAAAATAAACTGAGTGAATAGCGAGTTTTCTTATTCTTTACCACCCCTAGCCTCCATATTGGCGGTTATTAGGGAGGGAAGGGGTGTATGGTGAATCTGCTGGCGTTTCTTTTGCCAAGAAGTCCACTTTACCCCCTGAACTTGTCCTAGAGTTCACGTTACAACCTCAAACTTTGTTTTGGTTCAGTTTACCCCGTGAACTCTGAAAACTGTTCGTAGTACCCCCTTCTTTCTCAATTGACAACACAATTGGCGTCCTCCAAGAAATGTGTTTCAGCACCTAATGTAACTTTGTGTGGATCTCTACATACAATGTACCATCTCACTTTCGATATGCTAAATTAGAACTAAGAACAGCTAGGTATTTTTTGGCAGCACAAATTGTGATCCTCAGAAATGTTTGGCATCACCTTTCATGCTGAATAACCATTACCCACAAAGGTTAATATTCTTTTCTGTGTCATTGTCAAGCTATAATGTCCTCAGCTAAAAAACACAGACCATTTAGCCGTCAATGTCTCACCTTCTCTTGGTCACGGGATAAGTTCATTTTAGGGCAATATATTGATACCTGCCTGTGTTGAGTTTATTTGTCAAAGCACAATCTCATTTTGTTTGTTATTTCAGCACCATAAATTGATGTTTGCTGCACTAGACAAGCCTTTAACAAATAACAACCCATAGTGTGTGCTTTATGGGTAAAAAAGAAGTCGTAAATGTGTATAATATCTTGTTTCTGTTTGTGATGACATGGTGTGATGTTTCATTTTGTGCCTTCACATGATTACTTTAAGTTTTCCCGTTCTAGTTGCATCTAGCATGCTCATTTGATTTCCGAAGTAGCTAATACAGCAACTATGTCTCAGTCGCATACAATGTAAAGCTTGATACagttttttttcgagaaaacgcagaCGATTTGCGTTTCATTGTATTGAAAAGAGGGGGTTTGTAACAATCCTCCTAGGAGGTGAGTTGTAGGGCAAATACAAGGGTTGAATCATGTTTTGCAAAGCTTGGATAATGATCTTTGTAGACTGTAGAGTATTACTCCACATTTCTTTTTGGAGGTATAAATGTGACTAATAATATGACTGTTTGCTGATTCCAATGTTTTATAATAATTTTTGTGGTTGCAGATCCCCTTTTTATTGATCCATATGCTGCTGTGCTACTTTCACTTGATGTGGCACATCAAGCTTCGGAATCTCTCGTCTCTCATTTAATGCCATCTGCAGAGCATTATAGGCTAACTACTAAATATCTTGATGACAAATTGCAACACTTGATAAGTAGGTCAGACAATTTTAGACAGGTACTGAAATTAACCAGTTTTATGCCAAATATTTTCTGCTCCGCCTGTTACCAGGGCTTATTCCGTACAGATTGTTTTGTTGACAGATGGAATGGACACTCGCCCATATAGGCTTAGCTGGCCAAGGATGTCTATCGTGTACGATGTATCACCTGGAAGAATCTTCAGTACAGCAGCCCAGCAACTCCGAGGTGTGATTAGTATTATGCTACACAGATTCTTATTCTGTCCCATTTTGAGGAACTGGTGCTTGTTTGTGATGTATTATTATCTTGGATGAGCGTTTAATATTTCATTTGTCTCCCGAGTGCTAATTGTTCGCAAATCTAAAGCAATAAGATATGTCCTATGCGAAGTTAAATAGAAATATAGACTCACCAAAGCTGTATTTTTATTACAGCATATTGAAGATCTGTTTCTTCTTCTCTACCGCTATATTCATAACTGTGGAAGACAAAAATAATACATGCTATCTATCATTTgcatattcaaaatttatatgctgagAACTTGACAAAGGATTTTCACAAGCACATATAATTTTATCTACTTATTGGGGTATGACAGGAGCAGGAGCAAAAACACCGCGGAGCTGTGTTCTCTTTCATACTCCTTTAGAGTCTCCTGATTTACAAGAGGGCCTGTGCAAAAATGGCTTCAATGGAAATAGGCCAAGCTTGTGGGTACTGCAGGTAATAACCTTACCATTTCGTGCAAACAAATCTCTGCTAGCAATTCAACATAAAAAAATCCATCGCCCTTGATAGTTAATTTTATCAGTTCAAGGATGCTTCTGTATGAGCTTTTCAGCGGTGCATTTTTTATGGATGTGGCACTGGCACAATTAGAGTGTTAGAATTAGTGTGGACTTAATTGTTCAGTAGATAACATCAGCTTAAAAGGTCCAAACCAATTGCTGTGTCTTGATCTTGGATTATGCACCAATTGCAAACCGCAAAATCCAGCGTGCGACAAACTTGCTCTTCTTTTGCATTCACAATAACCAGCATATTTTCTCACAAGAAAAAATTGCAAAGTTACCACTTACTACATGCTTCCGTTACCATCCCATCCCATGTGTGTGCCAGAGTATAGGAAACAGTGCCcagtgggaaagggctcgtccccagATTTCCTGGTGGGTGCAGGGTACCACAGTAGATTCTGCAATTGGGTTAGTTTCTCTGTTGTTTAACCTCAACTGTATATGTGGAGTATTAGTAATACTGTGAGGTTGAACTTGAAGATTAAAAGTCTTGGGAATAACCAACAAAGCAGAACCAGCAAAAACTGACCATTGGATACACGAGATTACCCCATTTTGTGCACCTCTCGAATACCTcctctgatgtagggtggaaaccctagggccgatctttcatgaaatggaggggatcctacgaagaacacgaagaacacgatgaacacgaggggaaacacgagggaaatcacgaggggaaacgagaggaatcactcaaatcaacgagaaacgatcacacatgtgctagatccatgaacacaaagagatacatgatccacgatcaacaaaggatgatacaagaggtaactagttcatctccgtgaggaggccttgagggggtcttcccgtgagggatcttgaatccgcttgggggatcttctccgaagaggtcgtgaactccaatggagaagtaaccaagtgggtgagcaaagctctatctctcaaatgagctaatcctttgctaaccctaactaggaggaggtggaggagtatatatagtctagggccacgaaggggtaagtgagggatacatgggcctcggcccgatacactgtgcgcagacaggcgtcggacgtccgacgggtGTCGGTCGTCTGGTCTCTCGCGGGCGTCCGGCATGGATTTCGAGTCGAacgactagtcgcgactagtcgtCGACTAGTCGACGAGTCGTTACATGAAGGTTGACTCAACCTGTCGACTCGAATCATTGGATGAGTCGAGCGACTTGATCGACTAGTCCCGACTAGTCTCGACTAGTCGCGGTTTTTGAGTCGAACGACTCGATCAACCTGTGATGGAAGAGGAGTTGGGCGTAGAAAACGGAGCAGAGAAGGATGGGGGAGGCGGAGAGGAAGGGGCGAAGGCAGAGAAGCCATGGAAGAGGAGCTGCAGCAAGGCCATTGCGGCTGTCGATTCGTTCCTGGAGGCTGGAAGGGGagcaggtgagagagagagagaaagaagagaGTGGATGGACGGTGAAGATTAGAGAATATAGATGGTTCAGATTGAGCTAGGCAGGCTAGGGTttcattgggccttattgggctaatATTGCTTCTGGGCCAATATTGAAGGAAGATTGGAGCGTCTGGAAACCTAGATCGAACAGTTCCACTCCCCTCCCCCGACCCAGCTCTCTtctgcagcagccgctgccgctggCTGGCTGCTCGTCCccttctcccctggttgctgctgctcatCCCTTGGTTGCTGCTACTGCAGGTCTGCCCCTCCCATCTCTTGCTGCTGCGGCTCCTCCCTTAGTTGCCGCTGGTCTGCTCCCTACTACTTAACTCACGTCGACTCATCGCATGTCGACTCGTCGACCATGAGTCACGACTAGTCACGACTAGTCTAGAGTCGCCCCCCCTGAGCGACTCGCCGACTCATCGACTCAAAAACCTTGGCGTCCGGTCGTCCGGAGGAGGCCGGACTTCCGACGTTTCGGC
It encodes:
- the LOC119302351 gene encoding putative S-adenosyl-L-methionine-dependent methyltransferase MAB_3886c isoform X1; protein product: MPVLPPLAAPLLRPHPRLPRPPPTAFPSWNCQTKSRLLQPGLFATGADVPGRGGPLPEPEQRAPLLLAALRATRLRDEESRRPDPLFIDPYAAVLLSLDVAHQASESLVSHLMPSAEHYRLTTKYLDDKLQHLISRSDNFRQIVLLTDGMDTRPYRLSWPRMSIVYDVSPGRIFSTAAQQLRGAGAKTPRSCVLFHTPLESPDLQEGLCKNGFNGNRPSLWVLQGLPLPSSSTFKSLLLVISNLAMKGGIFIGEVPHFPDWTAAADMVSEQDRLENLFFTQGFRVSFVLYENVAKDFGLDLAPQREQCGRVLFVAEQLRFSDAQMESFWTHFERTEEDADEEGFEEL
- the LOC119302351 gene encoding putative S-adenosyl-L-methionine-dependent methyltransferase MAB_3886c isoform X2, coding for MPVLPPLAAPLLRPHPRLPRPPPTAFPSWNCQTKSRLLQPGLFATGADVPGRGGPLPEPEQRAPLLLAALRATRLRDEESRRPDPLFIDPYAAVLLSLDVAHQASESLVSHLMPSAEHYRLTTKYLDDKLQHLISRSDNFRQIVLLTDGMDTRPYRLSWPRMSIVYDVSPGRIFSTAAQQLRGAKTPRSCVLFHTPLESPDLQEGLCKNGFNGNRPSLWVLQGLPLPSSSTFKSLLLVISNLAMKGGIFIGEVPHFPDWTAAADMVSEQDRLENLFFTQGFRVSFVLYENVAKDFGLDLAPQREQCGRVLFVAEQLRFSDAQMESFWTHFERTEEDADEEGFEEL